A single Musa acuminata AAA Group cultivar baxijiao chromosome BXJ2-1, Cavendish_Baxijiao_AAA, whole genome shotgun sequence DNA region contains:
- the LOC135598888 gene encoding acyl transferase 4-like, with protein sequence MEAINLHAPNHYIWTSHMLQLLRRHIDKSPLSIAAAMSFAVTRTNRSFIVPCEATPRGSLGLSVIDRVPGLRHMVRSLHVFRHGREPARVIGEALSKALVKYYPFAGRFVEDPDDGGEVRVACTGEGAWFVEAKTDCSLEDVKYLDLPLSIPEDALLPKPSPELNPLDLPLMMQVTEFGGGGFVVGLISVHTIADGLGAAQFINAVAEIARGLPNPTVEPAWSREVIPNPPKLPTGGPPVFPSFKLLHATVDLSPDHINHVKSRHLELTGQRCSTFDVAIAKLWQSRTRAIDLDPGVDVRVCFFANTRHLLLQVLPPEGGYYGNCFYPVTATASSGKVASAELIDVISIIRDAKARLPDEFAKWAAGDFKDDPYELSFTYDSLFVSDWTRLGLLDVDYGWGKPVHVIPFAYLDIMAVGIIGAPPAPQKGTRVMTQCVEKEHMQAFLEEMKDLA encoded by the exons ATGGAGGCCATCAACTTGCATGCACCAAACCACTATATATGGACCTCACATATGCTGCAACTACTCAGACGGCACATCGACAAGAGTCCTCTGTCCATAGCTGCAGCTATGAGCTTCGCTGTGACCAGAACAAACCGGTCCTTCATCGTTCCATGCGAGGCGACGCCGAGAGGCTCGCTCGGCCTCTCCGTCATCGACCGGGTGCCCGGCCTCAGGCATATGGTGCGGTCGCTCCACGTGTTCAGGCACGGCCGGGAGCCGGCCAGGGTCATCGGGGAAGCACTGTCGAAGGCGCTGGTGAAGTACTACCCCTTTGCCGGGCGGTTCGTGGAAGATCCCGACGACGGCGGCGAGGTTCGTGTCGCTTGCACTGGCGAGGGCGCTTGGTTCGTCGAGGCCAAGACGGACTGCAGCTTGGAGGACGTGAAGTACCTCGACCTCCCGCTCAGTATCCCTGAGGACGCACTCCTGCCCAAGCCCAGCCCGGAACTGAACCCCCTCGACCTCCCTCTCATGATGCAG GTGACAGAGTTCGGGGGCGGTGGGTTTGTGGTCGGCCTCATCTCCGTCCACACCATCGCCGACGGCCTCGGCGCCGCCCAGTTCATCAACGCCGTCGCCGAGATCGCCCGCGGCCTGCCGAATCCCACCGTGGAGCCTGCATGGTCCCGGGAGGTCATACCCAACCCACCTAAGCTGCCCACCGGTGGCCCGCCCGTGTTCCCTTCCTTCAAGCTGCTCCACGCCACCGTCGATCTATCCCCTGACCACATCAATCACGTGAAGTCCCGGCACCTGGAGCTCACTGGCCAGCGCTGCTCCACCTTCGACGTCGCAATCGCCAAACTGTGGCAGTCCCGCACGCGCGCCATCGACCTGGACCCCGGCGTCGACGTGCGCGTGTGCTTCTTCGCCAACACCCGCCACCTGTTGCTCCAGGTCCTGCCCCCCGAGGGTGGCTACTACGGCAACTGCTTCTACCCGGTGACTGCCACCGCCTCAAGCGGCAAGGTCGCCTCGGCCGAGCTCATCGACGTCATCAGCATCATCAGGGACGCGAAGGCGAGGCTGCCGGACGAGTTCGCCAAGTGGGCCGCCGGGGACTTCAAAGACGACCCCTACGAGCTTAGCTTCACGTACGACTCGCTGTTCGTGTCGGACTGGACCCGGCTGGGCCTCCTCGACGTAGACTACGGCTGGGGCAAGCCCGTCCACGTTATACCGTTCGCGTACTTGGATATCATGGCGGTCGGCATCATCGGGGCACCGCCGGCGCCGCAAAAGGGGACACGGGTGATGACGCAGTGCGTCGAGAAGGAGCACATGCAGGCGTTCCTGGAAGAGATGAAGGACTTAGCCTGA